In the Hordeum vulgare subsp. vulgare chromosome 7H, MorexV3_pseudomolecules_assembly, whole genome shotgun sequence genome, one interval contains:
- the LOC123412464 gene encoding ABC transporter G family member 42, with protein MEKVWDSGRRMSRSIGRGMGVETWGVDEAFLHGSGGGGGSRRGSRGHADDDEEALRWAAIERLPTYSRMRTSILQAEADAAAATSPTTDGAAQGGKQQQQQYKEVDVRKLAVGERQEFIERVFRVADEDNQRFLRKLRDRIDRVGIELPTVEVRFERLTVQARCHVGSRALPTLLNTARNIAEGALALLGVRLGRQATLTILKGVSGAVRPSRMTLLLGPPSSGKTTLLLALAGKLDPSLACGGEVAYNGYPLDEFVPQKTAAYISQTDVHVGEMTVKETLDFSARCQGVGTKYDLLTELARREKEAGIRPEPEVDLFMKATSMEGVESSLQTDYTLRILGLDICADTIVGDQMQRGISGGQKKRVTTGEMIVGPTKVLFMDEISTGLDSSTTFQIVKCLQQIVHLGEATILMSLLQPAPETFELFDDIILLSEGQIVYQGPRDHVLEFFESCGFRCPERKGTADFLQEVTSKKDQEQYWADKQRSYRYVPVSEFAQMFKRFHVGLQLENHLSVPFDKSRSHQAALVFSKHSVSTRELLKASFDKEWLLIKRNSFVYIFKTIQLIIVALIASTVFLRTQMHTRNLDDGFVYVGALLFTLIVNMFNGFAELPLTITRLPVFFKHRDLLFYPAWIFTLPNVVLRIPFSIIESIVWVVVTYYTMGFAPEADRFFKQLLLVFLIQQMAGGLFRAIAGLCRSMIIAQTGGALFLLIFFVLGGFLLPKDFIPKWWIWGYWISPLVYGYNALAVNEFYAPRWMDKFVMDKNGVPKRLGMAMLEGANIFTDKNWFWIGAAGLLGFTIFFNVLFTLCLTYLNPLGKPQAVISEETAKEAEDNGLPREMVSNGSIRRNGSMKSKDGSNNKEMGEMRLSARLSNSSSNGLSNGISRVMSVGSNEAAPRRGMVLPFNPLSMCFNDVNYYVDMPAEMKHQGVTDDRLQLLREVTGSFRPGVLTALMGVSGAGKTTLMDVLAGRKTGGYIEGDIKIAGYPKNQATFARISGYCEQNDIHSPQVTIRESLIYSAFLRLPEKIGDQDITDEIKIQFVDEVMELVELDNLKDALVGLPGISGLSTEQRKRLTIAVELVANPSIIFMDEPTSGLDARAAAIVMRTVRNTVDTGRTVVCTIHQPSIDIFEAFDELLLLKRGGQVIYSGKLGRNSHKMIEYFEAIPGVPKIKDKYNPATWMLEVSSVAAEVRLSMEFADYYKTSDLYKQNKVLVNQLSQPEPGTSDLYFPTEYSQSIIGQFKACLWKHWLTYWRSPDYNLVRFSFTLFTALLLGSIFWKIGTNMGDANTLRMVIGAMYTAVMFVGINNCATVQPIVSIERTVFYRERAAGMYSAMPYAIAQVVMEIPYVFVQASYYTLIVYAMMSFQWTAVKFFWFFFVSYFSFLYFTYYGMMTVSISPNHEVAGIFAAAFYSLFNLFSGFFIPRPKIPKWWIWYYWICPLAWTVYGLIVTQYGDMEDIITVPGQSNQTISYYITHHFGYHRSFMAVVAPVLVLFAVFFAFMYALCLKKLNFQTR; from the exons ATGGAGAAGGTGTGGGACTCGGGGCGGCGGATGAGCCGGAGCATCGGGCGGGGGATGGGGGTCGAGACGTGGGGCGTCGACGAGGCGTTCCTgcacggcagcggcggcggcggcgggagccgGCGGGGGAGCAGGGGCCacgccgacgacgacgaggaggcgctGCGGTGGGCGGCCATCGAGCGGCTCCCCACCTACAGCCGCATGAGGACGTCCATACTCCAGGCCGAGGCGGACGCCGCGGCCGCCACCTCGCCGACGACCGACGGCGCAGCACAAGGaggcaagcagcagcagcagcagtacaaggagGTGGACGTGCGGAAGCTGGCCGTGGGCGAGCGGCAGGAGTTCATCGAGCGCGTCTTCCGCGTCGCCGACGAGGACAACCAGCGCTTCCTCCGAAAGCTGCGCGACCGCATCGACAG GGTGGGCATCGAGCTGCCGACGGTGGAGGTGCGGTTCGAGCGGCTGACGGTGCAGGCGAGGTGCCACGTGGGCAGCCGCGCGCTGCCGACGCTGCTCAACACGGCGCGCAACATCGCGGAGGGCGCGCTGGCGCTGCTCGGCGTGCGGCTGGGCCGGCAGGCGACGCTCACCATCCTCAAGGGCGTCTCCGGCGCGGTCCGGCCGTCGAGGATGACGCTGCTGCTGGGCCCGCCGTCGTCGGGGAAGACCACCCTGCTGCTGGCCCTGGCCGGCAAGCTGGACCCGTCGCTGGCGTGCGGCGGCGAGGTGGCATACAACGGGTACCCGCTGGACGAGTTCGTGCCGCAGAAGACGGCGGCGTACATCAGCCAGACCGACGTGCACGTCGGCGAGATGACCGTCAAGGAGACGCTCGACTTCTCGGCCAGGTGCCAGGGCGTCGGCACCAAGTACG ATCTCCTGACCGAGCTggcgaggagggagaaggaggccgGCATCCGGCCCGAGCCGGAGGTTGACCTTTTCATGAAG GCCACTTCGATGGAAGGAGTCGAGAGCAGCCTCCAGACGGACTACACCCTCAGG ATACTGGGGCTGGACATATGCGCGGACACCATCGTCGGCGACCAGATGCAGAGGGGCATATCCGGCGGCCAGAAGAAGCGCGTCACCACCG GAGAGATGATTGTTGGTCCGACAAAGGTGCTATTCATGGATGAGATATCGACTGGGTTGgacagctccaccactttccagATTGTCAAATGTCTGCAGCAGATTGTGCACTTGGGCGAGGCCACCATCCTCATGTCCCTCCTCCAGCCAGCCCCTGAGACCTTTGAACTCTTCGATGACATCATCCTCCTGTCAGAAGGCCAGATTGTTTATCAGGGACCCCGCGATCATGTCCTTGAATTCTTTGAGTCCTGTGGCTTTCGCTGCCCAGAGCGTAAGGGTACTGCAGACTTTCTTCAAGAG GTGACATCAAAGAAGGATCAGGAGCAGTACTGGGCTGACAAGCAGAGGTCGTACCGATATGTTCCAGTCTCAGAATTTGCGCAGATGTTTAAACGGTTTCATGTTGGGCTACAACTCGAGAACCATCTCTCGGTGCCATTTGACAAGAGCCGCAGCCATCAGGCTGCCCTGGTCTTCTCCAAGCACTCGGTGTCAACTCGGGAGCTCCTCAAGGCATCCTTTGACAAGGAGTGGCTCCTCATAAAGCGCAATTCATTTGTATACATCTTCAAGACCATACAG CTCATTATTGTAGCCCTTATCGCGTCAACAGTATTTCTAAGGACTCAGATGCACACAAGGAATCTGGATGATGGTTTTGTCTACGTGGGAGCACTGCTTTTTACTCTGATTGTGAACATGTTCAATGGTTTTGCTGAGCTCCCTTTGACCATCACAAGGTTGCCGGTGTTCTTCAAGCACCGGGATCTCCTCTTCTACCCTGCTTGGATATTCACACTACCGAATGTTGTTCTCAGAATCCCATTTTCAATTATTGAATCCATAGTCTGGGTGGTTGTGACATACTACACTATGGGATTTGCCCCAGAAGCTGACAG ATTCTTCAAGCAGTTGCTGCTTGTGTTCTTGATCCAGCAGATGGCCGGTGGGCTTTTCAGAGCAATTGCTGGCCTGTGTAGATCCATGATCATTGCTCAAACCGGAGGAGCCCTGTTCCTTCTCATCTTCTTTGTCCTTGGAGGATTTCTTCTGCCAAAAG ACTTCATCCCAAAATGGTGGATCTGGGGCTATTGGATTTCGCCACTGGTGTATGGATATAATGCTCTAGCAGTGAATGAATTCTATGCTCCTCGGTGGATGGACAAGTTTGTAATG GACAAGAATGGTGTTCCTAAAAGACTAGGTATGGCTATGCTAGAAGGCGCCAACATCTTCACTGACAAAAACTGGTTCTGGATTGGAGCAGCAGGGCTGTTAGGTTTCACAATCTTCTTCAATGTGCTCTTTACTTTGTGCCTCACATATCTGAATC CCTTGGGCAAACCACAAGCTGTTATATCTGAAGAAACTGCAAAGGAAGCAGAAGACAATGGACTTCCGAGAGAGATGGTAAGCAATGGAAGCATAAGAAGAAATGGCAGCATGAAATCGAAGGATGGGTCCAATAACA AGGAAATGGGAGAGATGAGACTGAGTGCTCGTTTGAGCAATAGTTCATCAAATGGACTTTCTAATGGGATTTCACGAGTCATGTCCGTTGGCAGCAATGAAGCTGCTCCAAGAAGAGGAATGGTTCTTCCATTCAACCCTCTATCTATGTGTTTTAATGATGTGAACTACTATGTCGACATGCCTGCA GAAATGAAACATCAAGGAGTGACTGATGATAGGCTCCAATTGTTACGTGAGGTTACTGGATCATTTAGACCTGGAGTGCTAACAGCACTCATGGGAGTCAGTGGAGCTGGAAAGACGACTCTTATGGATGTTTTAGCTGGAAGAAAGACTGGCGGTTACATTGAAGGAGATATCAAAATTGCTGGTTATCCGAAGAACCAGGCAACATTTGCAAGGATTTCTGGCTATTGTGAGCAAAATGATATCCATTCACCTCAGGTCACGATTAGGGAATCTCTGATATACTCTGCCTTCTTGCGTCTTCCTGAAAAGATCGGAGATCAAGATATCACTGATGAAATCAAGATT CAATTTGTTGATGAAGTTATGGAGTTAGTGGAACTCGACAATCTGAAGGATGCTTTAGTTGGACTGCCAGGAATTTCAGGTCTTTCAACAGAGCAAAGAAAGAGGTTAACAATAGCTGTGGAGCTTGTCGCAAATCCATCGATCATCTTCATGGATGAACCGACATCAGGTCTTGATGCAAGAGCAGCAGCAATTGTCATGAGAACAGTGAGGAACACCGTTGACACTGGACGGACAGTGGTTTGCACAATCCACCAGCCAAGCATTGACATCTTTGAAGCTTTTGATGAG TTGCTCTTATTAAAAAGAGGAGGCCAGGTGATATACTCTGGGAAACTGGGTCGCAACTCACATAAAATGATTGAATACTTTGAG GCGATTCCCGGAGTGCCTAAAATCAAAGATAAGTACAACCCTGCAACGTGGATGCTTGAGGTCAGTTCAGTTGCTGCAGAAGTACGCCTGAGTATGGAATTTGCTGACTACTACAAGACTTCAGACCTGTACAA GCAAAACAAGGTATTGGTGAACCAGCTAAGTCAACCAGAACCAGGAACATCAGATCTGTATTTTCCTACAGAATACTCGCAGTCCATTATAGGGCAGTTCAAAGCCTGCCTCTGGAAGCATTGGCTGACCTATTGGCGCAGCCCAGATTACAACCTTGTCAGATTTTCCTTCACTTTGTTCACAGCCTTGCTGCTTGGCTCCATCTTTTGGAAGATTGGCACCAATAT GGGAGATGCCAATACTCTTAGAATGGTCATTGGAGCAATGTACACAGCAGTGATGTTTGTCGGCATCAACAACTGTGCAACTGTTCAGCCAATTGTTTCAATCGAGAGAACAGTTTTCTACCGAGAGAGGGCTGCTGGGATGTACTCTGCAATGCCATATGCCATTGCTCAG GTTGTCATGGAGATACCCTATGTCTTCGTCCAAGCCTCGTATTACACCCTCATCGTATACGCTATGATGAGCTTCCAGTGGACAGCTGTcaagttcttttggttcttcttcGTCTCCTACTTTTCCTTCCTCTACTTCACCTACTATGGGATGATGACTGTATCAATCTCACCAAATCATGAGGTTGCAGGCATCTTTGCCGCAGCTTTCTATTCCCTCTTCAACCTTTTCTCTGGCTTCTTCATCCCGAGACCG AAAATCCCCAAGTGGTGGATCTGGTACTACTGGATTTGCCCATTGGCATGGACAGTGTATGGGCTCATAGTGACGCAATACggagacatggaagacatcatcacCGTCCCAGGCCAATCTAACCAGACAATCAGTTACTACATAACTCATCATTTTGGATACCACAGGAGCTTCATGGCAGTCGTTGCACCGGTGCTTGTGCTCTTTGCAGTGTTCTTCGCTTTCATGTATGCTCTATGTCTCAAGAAGTTGAACTTCCAAACACGGTAG
- the LOC123412465 gene encoding kinesin-like protein KIN-14M — MSAAATAAESPERRRSEAVAWLRALLRESALPLPPPRASDDELRAALADGALLRAALDKLARPASPRGDEGGAAAAERDVGRFLAAVERMGLRPGFTPSDLQTGPMSAVVACLLALRDQFVSHAGEGWTCGLPQNGRMHTKGFPGKENGQVTQNSEARQDDKQMETKLQKVSKSPAVSEPSSVISRHELSSTSRHAGRNFHEVFQLRQGGYSDLPSSKISDMMKSTSLDNAPTQSLLSVVNGILDEIIERKNGEIPYHLAFLLRKIVLEVERRISTQAEHIRNQNNLMKAREEKYKSRIRVLEALASGTSGQMHVSSNATNGKAHVAAGPVHQMKMEKDKSEDKRQLLEEDLTKLTKDKENVTRLTKDKEDMARLLNDKEDIIRLMKEKEEMARLIKEKEDTVRLKKGKDGDRNQSADEHIAKPIMYKDELISLMKEKENYKVTIMKLKLELEAMKSSCEKSHILLETKNEDVLNLLKEKENSANVISQLRQELAIARISHETYIQDLKTTALQENRDFEQRIKDVELKLEDSTKRGRYLEELLESRIQTWQQKEIMLNQFVGIQMQNIQDLRLSSVSIRHEIQNCQKRWSEELSGLGQSLKVLTNAAEKYHSTLEENRKLFNEVQELKGNIRVFCRIRPFLPNEDHKSSTTEFIGDNGELVLADPTKNGKEGSKLFKFNKVLGPTISQDEVFKDIQPLIRSVLDGYNVCIFAYGQTGSGKTYTMTGPEDATEQELGVNFRALNDLFFISCNRRDTFKYEISVQMIEIYNEQIHDLLGSDGSEKNLGILNSSRPNGLAVPDATLHPVNSTTDVIELMRTGLGNRAVGATALNERSSRSHSVVTVHVQGVDLKTGATLRGALHLVDLAGSERVDRSAVQGDRLKEAQHINKSLSALGDVIFSLSQKASHVPYRNSKLTQVLQSSLGGHAKTLMFVQINPDVSSYAESLSTLRFAERVSGVELGAAKANKEGKDIREFKEQLSLLKDKIAKKDEEINQLQTNSPRVKAGKRADSLLKHSSSSPGISSLGSKIQHRRTASGGKAMGLVSRAGSDADNFSEISDRHSETSSMQSVDDIQQQREIMVLSKLPEDEMGTNSADHELASFGYADSEGRLSDISDSGISMGTETDGSISSMVDFSLFPEQEKIASTWKEQENAPNTPKDRLPKVTTRVQKATTPKTAPSSSVWPKSRDSTPRSSASASTRRSTITQATSSPRTSNTPKRWN, encoded by the exons atgtccgccgccgccaccgccgccgaatCCC CGGAGCGGCGGCGATCGGAGGCCGTCGCGTGGCTGCGCGCGCTGCTCCGGGAGTCGGCGCTGCCGCTCCCGCCGCCGCGCGCCTCGGACGACGAGCTCCGGGCCGCGCTCGCGGACGGCGCGCTGCTCCGCGCCGCGCTCGACAAGCTCGCCCGCCCCGCTTCCCCGCGCGGCGACGAG GGCGGAGCGGCGGCAGCGGAGCGCGATGTCGGGCGGTTCCTCGCGGCCGTGGAGCGGATGGGCCTTCGTCCCGGCTTCACCCCGTCTGACCTCCAGACG GGCCCGATGTCAGCTGTGGTTGCCTGTCTTCTTGCACTAAGGGATCAGTTTGTCTCCCATGCTGGGGAAGGCTGGACCTGTGGCCTTCCACAAAATGGGAGGATGCACACCAAGGGATTTCCCGGAAAGGAGAATGGCCAGGTCACACAAAATTCTGAAGCAAGACAAGATGACAAACAAATGGAAACAAAGCTACAAAAGGTGTCCAAAAGTCCAGCCGTGTCAG AACCATCGTCTGTTATATCACGACATGAACTATCTTCTACATCGCGGCATGCTGGACGCAATTTTCATGAAGTCTTCCAACTGAGGCAAGGAGGTTATTCTGATCTTCCTAGTTCTAAAATTTCAGATATGATGAAATCCACCAGCTTGGAT AATGCCCCTACTCAGTCACTGTTGAGTGTTGTGAATGGCATCCTCGATGAGATTATTGAGAGGAAGAATGGTGAAATTCCTTAT CATCTCGCTTTCTTGTTGAGAAAGATCGTATTGGAGGTTGAACGACGAATTTCTACGCAGGCAGAGCACATAAGAAAC CAAAATAACCTTATGAAAGCACGCGAAGAGAAATACAAATCAAGGATAAGAGTTTTAGAGGCGCTAGCCAGTGGGACAAGTGGGCAAATGCATGTAAGCTCAAATGCAACAAATGGAAAAGCACAT GTTGCTGCAGGGCCTGTGCACCAGATGAAG atggaaaaagacaaatctgaagaTAAAAGGCAATTACTTGAGGAAGATCTGACAAAGCTGACGAAGGACAAGGAAAATGTAACTAGACTGACAAAGGATAAGGAAGATATGGCTAGGTTGTTGAATGACAAGGAAGACATAATTAGATTGATGAAAGAGAAGGAAGAAATGGCTAGGCTAATAAAGGAGAAGGAAGACACGGTTAGGTTGAAGAAAGGCAAGGATGGTGATAGAAATCAATCAGCAGATGAACATATAGCTAAGCCAATCATGTATAAAGATGAACTCATTAGTTTGATGAAGGAGAAAGAAAACTATAAAGTTACAATTATGAAATTAAAGTTAGAATTAGAAGCTATGAAATCATCATGCGAAAAGAGCCACATCCTGTTGGAAACTAAGAACGAAGATGTACTTAATCTACTAAAGGAGAAAGAGAACAGTGCCAATGTAATATCACAACTCAGGCAAGAGCTTGCCATAGCAAGAATATCACATGAGACATATATTCAAGATTTGAAGACTACGGCTTTGCAGGAAAATAGGGATTTTGAACAGAGGATAAAGGATGTGGAGCTAAAGCTAGAAGATTCTACTAAGAGAGGAAGGTATCTTGAAGAATTGTTGGAATCAAGAATCCAAACCTGGCAGCAGAAGGAAATCATGCTGAACCAATTTGTAGGTATACAAATGCAGAATATTCAG GATTTGAGGTTATCTTCTGTTTCCATTAGGCatgaaatccaaaactgccagaagagatggtctgaagaacttagtggCCTTG GACAAAGCCTTAAGGTATTAACGAATGCTGCGGAGAAGTATCATTCTACTCTTGAAGAAAATAGGAAATTGTTTAACGAGGTTCAGGAGCTAAAAG GAAATATCAGAGTCTTTTGCCGGATAAGACCTTTTCTTCCGAACGAGGATCATAAGTCTAGTACAACTGAGTTTATTGGTGATAACGGTGAACTCGTTCTAGCAGACCCTACAAAAAATGGAAAAGAAGGGAGCAAGTTGTTCAAATTTAACAAAGTTCTTGGCCCCACTATTTCTCAAG ATGAGGTATTCAAGGATATTCAACCACTTATTAGATCAGTTCTTGATGGCTATAATGTTTGCATTTTTGCGTATGGTCAAACTGGATCAGGAAAAACCTACACAATG ACTGGACCTGAAGATGCTACTGAGCAGGAATTGGGTGTCAATTTCAGAGCTCTCAACGACCTGTTCTTTATATCATGCAATAGACGAGATACATTCAAGTATGAAATTAGTGTTCAAATGATTGAGATATACAACGAACAAATCCATGATCTCTTAGGAAGCGATGGTTCAGAGAAGAA TCTAGGGATTTTGAATTCCAGCCGTCCCAATGGGCTTGCTGTTCCTGATGCAACATTGCATCCCGTCAACTCAACGACCGACGTTATTGAGTTAATGAGAACAGGACTTGGGAATAGAGCGGTGGGTGCGACAGCACTGAACGAGCGAAGCAGCAGATCTCACAG TGTTGTCACTGTACACGTTCAAGGTGTAGATTTAAAAACTGGAGCTACTTTGCGCGGGGCCCTCCATCTTGTTGATCTTGCTGGAAGCGAAAGGGTGGACCGTTCTGCTGTTCAAGGCGATAGACTCAAAGAAGCACAACACATCAATAAATCTCTGTCTGCTCTTGGAGATGTTATATTTTCTTTATCACAGAAGGCTTCTCATGTACCATACCGAAACAGCAAACTTACACAAGTCCTGCAGagttctttgg GTGGCCATGCGAAGACCCTAATGTTTGTGCAGATCAATCCAGATGTCTCATCTTATGCAGAGAGTTTAAGTACTTTGAGGTTTGCTGAAAGGGTTTCGGGAGTGGAACTAGGTGCGGCAAAGGCAAATAAAGAGGGCAAAGATATAAGAGAATTTAAGGAACAG CTCTCACTGCTCAAAGATAAAATTGCAaagaaggatgaggaaatcaaccAGCTACAGACTAACAGCCCAAGGGTAAAGGCAGGCAAACGTGCTGATTCCTTGCTGAAACATTCGTCCTCCTCCCCAGGCATATCATCCCTGGGAAGCAAAATACAACATCGAAGAACGGCATCTGGCGGAAAGGCAATGGGCCTTGTCAGTAGGGCAGGCTCCGATGCTGATAACTTCTCTGAGATCAGTGACAGGCATTCTGAAACTAGCTCTATGCAGTCGGTTGATGATATCCAGCAGCAGAGGGAGATTATGGTACTTTCCAAGCTCCCTGAAGATGAGATGGGTACGAATTCAGCCGATCATGAGCTTGCGAGCTTTGGTTACGCCGATTCAGAGGGGAGGTTAAGCGATATATCAGATAGTGGCATATCCATGGGTACAGAAACCGACGGCTCAATAAGTAGCATGGTTGACTTCTCTCTCTTTCCGGAGCAGGAAAAAATAGCTAGCACATGGAAAGAACAAGAAAATGCACCCAACACACCAAAAGATCGACT ACCTAAGGTGACTACTCGCGTACAAAaggcaacaacaccaaaaacagcCCCATCTTCTAGTGTGTGGCCCAAATCAAGAGATTCTACTCCTAGATCTTCAG CATCAGCAAGCACACGAAGAAGCACAATCACACAAGCAACATCCTCACCAAGAACCTCGAATACTCCGAAAAGATGGAATTAG